In Nonomuraea muscovyensis, one genomic interval encodes:
- a CDS encoding permease prefix domain 1-containing protein, producing MLIDDYVADLSRALAGPSGPKRDLVVEARDSLTDTADALEAQGLDRAAAERVAVEEFGEVAQIAPGYQEELTVVAGRRLAAVLFLTLPLSVLIWSTIWHIFPGDHPAWSARPAWYTTATALLDAIQVVAGLYGALALLALGRGARWMRRPVPITRSLGLVVMVTLPLCGLLSLLVSAVSDLPAGFDRLAPVMLAEVATSAFWGLQFYGAVRCLRLTRRA from the coding sequence ATGCTGATCGACGACTACGTGGCCGATCTCAGCAGGGCCCTGGCGGGCCCGTCCGGCCCGAAGCGTGATCTCGTCGTCGAAGCGCGCGACAGCCTGACCGACACCGCCGACGCCCTGGAGGCGCAGGGGCTAGACCGCGCCGCGGCCGAGCGGGTGGCGGTCGAGGAGTTCGGCGAGGTCGCGCAGATCGCGCCGGGCTACCAGGAGGAGCTCACCGTGGTGGCGGGCCGGCGGCTCGCGGCGGTGCTGTTCCTCACGCTGCCGCTGAGCGTGCTCATCTGGTCGACGATCTGGCACATCTTCCCGGGCGACCACCCCGCGTGGAGCGCCCGGCCGGCCTGGTACACCACCGCAACCGCGCTGCTCGACGCGATCCAGGTGGTGGCCGGCCTCTACGGCGCTCTCGCGCTGCTCGCGCTCGGCCGGGGCGCCCGCTGGATGCGCCGGCCGGTGCCGATCACCCGGTCGCTGGGCCTCGTGGTGATGGTGACGCTGCCGCTGTGCGGCCTGCTCAGCCTGCTCGTGTCGGCCGTCTCCGACCTGCCCGCCGGGTTCGACCGGCTGGCGCCGGTCATGCTGGCCGAGGTCGCCACCTCCGCCTTCTGGGGCCTGCAGTTCTACGGCGCCGTGCGCTGCCTCCGCCTCACCCGCCGCGCCTGA
- a CDS encoding DUF6230 family protein: MAEQGRVRWKRFALIFAPVAAMTSLLIGATVQGVIGATFVVSGDTFKLFTGELRGQGFALAGGVVRTKQGQVIPVVVTGVRRAVATDLCQSVLMKTPLGAVTVRITGGQGGNEVTVEDMVIDVAAARSAASLRDIELGRDASTLDEVPGVRGPAGTFGGQGRALTLRNVRLSAWAVTAATFSLPDLGVKVMPGEHECF, from the coding sequence ATGGCTGAACAGGGACGCGTGCGCTGGAAGCGCTTCGCTCTGATCTTCGCGCCGGTCGCGGCGATGACGTCGCTGCTGATCGGCGCCACGGTTCAAGGCGTCATCGGCGCGACCTTCGTGGTCTCCGGCGACACGTTCAAGCTCTTCACCGGCGAGCTGCGCGGTCAGGGCTTCGCGTTGGCCGGTGGAGTGGTGCGCACCAAGCAGGGTCAGGTCATACCCGTCGTGGTGACCGGCGTCCGGCGAGCCGTGGCGACCGACCTGTGCCAGAGCGTGCTCATGAAGACGCCTCTGGGGGCCGTGACGGTCAGGATCACCGGCGGCCAGGGCGGGAACGAGGTGACGGTCGAGGACATGGTGATCGACGTGGCGGCGGCCCGGAGCGCGGCCTCTCTAAGGGACATCGAGCTGGGCAGGGACGCCAGCACCCTCGACGAGGTTCCCGGGGTCAGGGGACCGGCCGGTACCTTCGGCGGGCAGGGCAGGGCGCTCACGCTCCGGAACGTCAGGCTGAGCGCGTGGGCGGTCACGGCCGCGACCTTCAGCCTGCCCGATCTCGGCGTCAAGGTCATGCCCGGCGAACACGAATGCTTCTAG
- a CDS encoding VOC family protein has protein sequence MHISSISTVTLPVADQQRALDFHAGVLGLEVRSDNPSPMGRWLSVAPKGAETALLLASWFPDMAPVGGLVAASPDLDALAERLREHGTQVQGPTNEAWGRQLLFNDPDGNGFVVTQA, from the coding sequence ATGCACATCTCCTCGATCAGCACCGTGACCCTGCCCGTCGCCGACCAGCAGCGCGCGCTCGACTTCCACGCCGGCGTGCTCGGGCTGGAGGTCCGCTCCGACAACCCGTCCCCGATGGGCCGCTGGCTCAGCGTGGCCCCCAAGGGCGCCGAGACCGCGCTCCTGCTCGCCTCCTGGTTCCCGGACATGGCGCCGGTCGGCGGCCTCGTGGCCGCCTCGCCCGACCTCGACGCGCTCGCCGAACGCCTGCGCGAGCACGGCACCCAGGTCCAGGGGCCCACGAACGAGGCGTGGGGCAGGCAGCTGCTCTTCAACGACCCCGACGGCAACGGGTTCGTGGTGACCCAGGCGTGA
- a CDS encoding SulP family inorganic anion transporter: protein MRADVVAALVISVTLLPQALAYGALAGLPPAAGLYTALGAATVFALLTRTRFVSVGPSSTLALLTFSVVHERAGSDVARATALAAVLSLLMGMWCLLGATLRLQGFSDFLSAPVMLGYQSGVAVEVITGQVGPLLGVPTHGTDPLRRLWQVCTHLEQIKPFTAAMGLGAVVALVLLKRCAPGLPGGLLVCLTAIAVSAALGLARYGVAVVGPVSGGPTTLPRLSTSLGDVWGLLIPAAGMALVASVETVSAVRRTTVDSGEHISLDRESAALGASSIASGALGGLPPMASTSRSLSARGAGAHSQVFELVAAGIVAFVLFTGGPIVALLPMAVLSAIVIVGAPKLIDVTGWVRLWRSYRVESVIALISMAGVLAFGVLVGLLVAVVLSVAQLLRRAAVRMTPSSASPVTTVPPTSSPGSRRPIRTPSSTAPTGHCSSPTPRGSGRDSSPRSRPGRRFHGA from the coding sequence CTGCGCGCGGACGTCGTCGCCGCGCTCGTGATATCGGTAACCCTGCTGCCCCAGGCGCTGGCCTACGGCGCTCTGGCCGGGCTGCCACCTGCTGCGGGCCTGTACACGGCGCTGGGCGCCGCGACAGTCTTCGCCCTGCTCACTCGTACGCGATTCGTGTCGGTGGGGCCCTCGTCGACCCTGGCGCTCCTGACCTTCAGCGTGGTGCACGAGCGAGCGGGCTCCGACGTGGCCCGGGCGACGGCGCTCGCGGCGGTTCTGTCGCTTCTGATGGGCATGTGGTGTCTGCTGGGGGCGACGCTGCGGTTGCAGGGCTTCTCCGACTTCCTGTCGGCGCCGGTGATGCTCGGATACCAGTCCGGAGTGGCGGTGGAGGTCATCACCGGGCAGGTCGGGCCGCTGCTGGGGGTCCCGACGCACGGAACCGATCCGCTCCGCAGACTGTGGCAGGTGTGCACCCACCTGGAGCAGATCAAGCCGTTCACCGCGGCGATGGGTCTGGGTGCGGTGGTCGCACTCGTGCTGCTCAAGCGCTGTGCGCCCGGCCTGCCCGGGGGGCTGCTGGTCTGCCTGACCGCGATCGCGGTGTCAGCCGCGCTCGGGCTGGCCCGGTACGGCGTCGCGGTGGTCGGACCGGTGTCCGGGGGCCCGACCACCCTCCCGCGGCTGTCTACGAGTCTTGGCGACGTGTGGGGGCTGCTGATCCCCGCGGCGGGCATGGCCCTTGTCGCCTCGGTCGAGACCGTGAGCGCCGTCCGCCGGACCACGGTCGACTCCGGCGAGCACATCTCTCTGGACAGGGAGTCCGCCGCACTGGGTGCGTCGAGCATCGCCTCGGGCGCGCTGGGCGGCCTCCCTCCGATGGCGAGCACCTCGCGAAGCCTGTCAGCCCGTGGTGCCGGCGCGCACTCCCAGGTCTTCGAGCTCGTGGCCGCGGGCATCGTCGCCTTCGTCCTGTTCACCGGCGGGCCGATCGTGGCGCTCCTTCCGATGGCGGTGCTGTCGGCCATCGTCATCGTGGGCGCGCCCAAACTCATCGACGTCACCGGCTGGGTGCGGCTGTGGCGGAGCTATCGCGTCGAGAGCGTGATCGCGCTCATCAGCATGGCCGGGGTGCTGGCCTTCGGCGTACTGGTGGGCCTGCTCGTCGCGGTGGTGCTGTCGGTCGCCCAGTTGCTCCGCCGCGCCGCCGTCCGCATGACGCCGTCCTCGGCGTCACCGGTGACGACGGTCCCCCCCACGAGCTCGCCGGGCAGCCGTCGCCCCATCCGGACACCCTCATCTACCGCGCCGACGGGCCACTGTTCTTCGCCAACGCCGCGTGGATCCGGCAGAGACTCCTCACCTCGGTCACGGCCGGGTCGCCGCTTCCACGGAGCGTGA
- a CDS encoding HAD family hydrolase, which yields MIAGNLLPSWRPGASRDALLDFLDAARSVPRADRVAYFDNDGTLWCERPAYVQLEFFLSALRRRVADDPSTGERDEFTALLSGDRKRVGDFGLTRIALALADLFEGFAPEAFATEVRAFMATATHATLGRPMSATRYQPMLELIGELRRRDFTVGIVTGGGTEFVRAVSGDLYGVPPELVVGTLIAYDFGRDSSGRPGLRRTGRVLGGANEGPVKVTNIQTQLGRRPILAAGNSGGDREMLEWAVATDRPALALLVEHDDAEREFAYAGEAATLTESEPVTATAARAGWTVVSMAGDWETVFPRR from the coding sequence GTGATCGCGGGGAACCTGCTGCCGTCATGGCGGCCAGGCGCGAGCAGGGACGCGCTCCTCGACTTCCTCGACGCCGCCCGCTCGGTGCCGCGGGCCGACCGGGTGGCCTACTTCGACAACGACGGCACGTTGTGGTGTGAGCGGCCGGCATACGTCCAGCTCGAGTTCTTCCTGAGCGCTCTGCGTCGGCGAGTGGCGGACGACCCGTCGACCGGCGAGCGGGACGAGTTCACCGCGCTCCTCAGCGGCGATCGGAAACGGGTCGGCGACTTCGGCCTGACGCGCATCGCGCTCGCCCTGGCCGACCTGTTCGAGGGCTTCGCCCCTGAAGCGTTCGCCACCGAGGTCCGCGCCTTCATGGCGACGGCGACCCACGCCACGCTCGGCAGGCCGATGAGCGCGACCCGGTACCAGCCGATGCTGGAGCTGATCGGCGAACTCCGCCGGCGGGACTTCACCGTCGGCATCGTGACAGGAGGTGGGACCGAGTTCGTCCGCGCTGTCAGCGGGGACCTCTACGGCGTGCCACCCGAGCTCGTCGTCGGCACGCTCATCGCCTACGACTTCGGGCGGGACAGCTCCGGGCGTCCTGGGCTCCGCCGTACCGGCAGAGTGCTCGGCGGCGCCAACGAGGGACCTGTCAAGGTCACCAACATCCAGACGCAACTCGGGCGGCGCCCGATCCTGGCCGCCGGCAACTCCGGCGGTGACCGCGAGATGCTCGAATGGGCCGTCGCCACGGACCGGCCGGCTCTGGCGCTGCTCGTCGAGCATGACGACGCCGAGCGTGAGTTCGCCTACGCCGGCGAGGCGGCGACCTTGACCGAATCCGAGCCCGTCACGGCGACCGCCGCGCGCGCCGGTTGGACCGTCGTCAGCATGGCCGGTGACTGGGAGACCGTCTTCCCTCGTCGGTGA
- a CDS encoding pentapeptide repeat-containing protein, which translates to MDWVTCTHSAACTGIARRPYGLCLPHLHPDDLTATLAEMTPGRLLDLRGTVLGGDLLTRVVEANGRRPGRTRLDRVRFTGDVRLAEMTFAGDVSLDGAVFERLASFFGSRFEGNVSLAGARFARELSFHGVEVRGHLSLDRAVMARDALFSQAGFGHGMSCERARFDGFATFDGARLGDGATFRGARFGRTLSFRKVRGGVLFEAAHFAADAYLSVTGRLSAARARADGTLDVSVSDGGADLRRLEVVGATTLRLADARADLEGAVLRGPATVTGRGRSALISLRQVDAPSLALHGLDLSACGFAGLVHPAGVRLKECRFGLSARGMREGVRTPVRRWLSRRSAPADDLLPEQAVSRAE; encoded by the coding sequence ATGGACTGGGTCACCTGCACGCACTCCGCTGCCTGCACGGGAATCGCTCGCCGGCCGTACGGACTCTGCCTGCCCCACCTGCACCCCGACGACCTGACCGCCACCCTGGCCGAGATGACCCCCGGGCGGCTGCTCGACCTGCGTGGCACCGTGCTCGGCGGTGACCTGCTGACCCGCGTGGTCGAGGCCAACGGCCGCCGGCCCGGCCGGACCCGGCTCGACCGGGTGCGCTTCACCGGCGACGTGCGGCTGGCCGAGATGACCTTCGCCGGCGACGTGTCGCTCGACGGCGCCGTGTTCGAGCGGCTGGCGTCGTTCTTCGGCAGCCGCTTCGAGGGGAACGTGTCGCTGGCCGGCGCGAGGTTCGCCCGCGAGCTGTCCTTCCACGGTGTCGAGGTGCGCGGCCACCTGTCGCTGGATCGGGCCGTGATGGCGCGCGACGCCCTGTTCAGCCAGGCCGGCTTCGGGCACGGCATGTCGTGCGAGCGGGCCCGCTTCGACGGGTTCGCCACCTTCGACGGCGCGCGGCTGGGCGACGGGGCCACCTTCCGCGGCGCCAGGTTCGGCCGCACGCTGTCGTTCCGCAAGGTCCGCGGCGGCGTCCTGTTCGAGGCGGCGCACTTCGCCGCGGACGCCTACCTGTCGGTGACCGGCAGGCTGTCGGCCGCCCGTGCCCGCGCCGACGGAACGCTGGACGTGTCCGTCAGCGACGGCGGTGCGGACCTGCGGCGGCTGGAGGTGGTGGGCGCGACCACGCTCCGGCTGGCCGACGCGCGGGCCGATCTGGAGGGCGCGGTGCTGCGCGGTCCGGCCACGGTGACGGGGCGCGGCCGGTCCGCGCTGATCTCGCTGCGCCAGGTGGACGCGCCCAGCCTGGCCCTGCACGGGCTCGACCTGTCGGCGTGCGGGTTCGCCGGGCTCGTGCACCCGGCAGGCGTACGGCTCAAGGAGTGCAGGTTCGGGCTGTCGGCGCGCGGCATGCGGGAGGGCGTGCGGACACCGGTCAGGCGCTGGCTGAGCCGCCGGTCCGCGCCGGCCGACGACCTGTTGCCGGAGCAGGCCGTCAGCCGGGCGGAGTGA
- a CDS encoding cytochrome ubiquinol oxidase subunit I produces MDVLDLARLQFAVTGSLHFLFVVVTLGLAPLAAIMHTRWVRSGDPGHERMTRFWGEIYVINYALGIVTGLVMEFQFGLSWAGLTHYAGDVFGAPLAMETLVAFFLESTFLGLWIFGWGRLPKWLHLACIWLVTLTAYASAFFIMVANSFLQNPAGAALRGDRMELVDVGALFTNKALVFSFPHVIGAGLFAGAMVVVGASAYRLRRRDGEEAFFTASLRTGVGAAFVGLWMAVAFGYPQFGGVAEEKFDSDAGVANSALAIMMEGGNLLSLLVLAMLVTRSRLPRWRWSHPVLVAMTPVPFALAICGWLAREVGRQPWMIWDRLTVADAMSPGLTSGMVNASFVGFVAVLGMLAVADYALIARVVRRGPRDLHLGATDERAPALSH; encoded by the coding sequence ATGGACGTGCTCGACCTGGCACGGTTGCAGTTCGCGGTGACGGGGAGCCTGCACTTCCTGTTCGTGGTGGTGACGTTAGGACTGGCGCCGCTGGCGGCGATCATGCACACGCGCTGGGTGCGCTCGGGGGACCCCGGGCACGAGCGGATGACCCGCTTCTGGGGCGAGATCTACGTCATCAACTACGCGCTGGGCATCGTCACCGGACTGGTCATGGAGTTCCAGTTCGGGCTGTCGTGGGCCGGGTTGACCCACTACGCGGGTGACGTGTTCGGCGCCCCGCTGGCCATGGAGACGCTGGTGGCGTTCTTCCTGGAGTCCACGTTCCTCGGACTGTGGATCTTCGGGTGGGGGCGGCTGCCGAAGTGGCTCCACCTGGCGTGCATCTGGCTGGTGACCCTCACGGCGTACGCCAGCGCCTTCTTCATCATGGTGGCCAACTCGTTCCTGCAGAACCCGGCCGGCGCGGCGCTCAGGGGCGACCGGATGGAGCTGGTCGACGTCGGGGCGCTGTTCACGAACAAGGCGCTGGTCTTCTCGTTCCCGCACGTGATCGGGGCCGGCCTGTTCGCCGGGGCGATGGTGGTCGTCGGGGCGAGCGCCTACCGGCTGCGCCGCCGCGACGGCGAGGAGGCGTTCTTCACCGCGTCGCTGCGCACCGGCGTGGGCGCGGCGTTCGTCGGGCTGTGGATGGCGGTGGCGTTCGGCTACCCGCAGTTCGGCGGGGTGGCGGAGGAGAAGTTCGACTCCGACGCGGGCGTGGCGAACTCCGCGCTCGCGATCATGATGGAGGGCGGGAACCTGCTGTCGCTCCTGGTGCTCGCCATGCTGGTGACGAGGAGTCGCCTGCCGCGCTGGCGCTGGTCGCACCCGGTGCTCGTCGCGATGACCCCGGTGCCGTTCGCGCTGGCCATCTGCGGCTGGCTGGCCCGCGAGGTGGGCCGGCAGCCGTGGATGATCTGGGACCGGCTGACCGTGGCCGACGCCATGTCCCCCGGGCTGACCTCGGGCATGGTCAACGCCTCCTTCGTCGGCTTCGTCGCGGTCCTCGGGATGCTCGCGGTCGCCGACTACGCGCTCATCGCCCGGGTGGTCAGGCGCGGCCCACGTGACCTGCACCTCGGCGCCACCGACGAGCGCGCCCCCGCACTGAGCCACTAG
- a CDS encoding sodium-independent anion transporter, with amino-acid sequence MRQRLLTSVTAGSPLPRSVILDFEAVFYMDATAADVLAQLTLDLRALGCRLALARVHEPVLGQIRANPYHAGATRQLPVYPSVREALAAMRET; translated from the coding sequence ATCCGGCAGAGACTCCTCACCTCGGTCACGGCCGGGTCGCCGCTTCCACGGAGCGTGATCCTGGACTTCGAAGCGGTGTTCTACATGGATGCCACCGCCGCCGATGTTCTGGCCCAGCTCACTCTCGATCTGCGAGCGCTCGGCTGCCGGCTCGCGCTGGCCCGTGTACACGAGCCCGTCCTGGGGCAAATACGAGCCAATCCCTACCACGCCGGCGCCACCCGGCAACTCCCCGTCTATCCGAGCGTCCGCGAAGCCCTCGCCGCCATGCGGGAAACGTGA
- a CDS encoding SRPBCC family protein gives MDEDRHAIRLDQFLAHPPAKVWRVLTEPDLLARWLMPTDFKPEVGHRFTFRTTPKPATGFRGVVYCEVLELEPERLLKLSWSDGERADWTVTWRLRPEGRGTRLFFDHEGFDPDDAMQRMARRIMGGGWRSTHERTVPALLDEMDEMDEMDELDELDERAVR, from the coding sequence ATGGATGAGGACAGGCACGCGATCCGGCTCGACCAGTTCCTCGCCCACCCGCCCGCCAAGGTGTGGCGCGTGCTCACCGAGCCCGACCTGCTCGCCCGGTGGCTGATGCCCACCGACTTCAAGCCGGAGGTCGGCCACCGCTTCACCTTCCGCACCACGCCCAAACCGGCCACGGGCTTCCGCGGCGTGGTCTACTGCGAGGTGCTGGAACTGGAGCCCGAGAGGCTGCTGAAGCTCAGCTGGAGCGACGGCGAGCGGGCCGACTGGACCGTCACCTGGCGGCTCCGCCCCGAGGGCAGGGGCACCCGGTTGTTCTTCGACCACGAGGGTTTCGACCCGGACGACGCGATGCAGCGGATGGCCCGCCGGATCATGGGCGGCGGCTGGCGCTCCACCCACGAGCGCACCGTCCCCGCGCTCCTGGACGAGATGGACGAGATGGACGAGATGGACGAGCTGGATGAGCTGGACGAGCGGGCCGTGCGGTAG
- a CDS encoding formylglycine-generating enzyme family protein translates to MSDTGRVADRAAWTMHGSNGSIRLDGGVFTMGSDDHYREEAPAHKVRVDGFAIDPVAVTNRRFTAFVAATGYVTVAERPLDPAEFPSAPPENLVPGSMVFVPTPGPVDLRHLSLWWRWTPGACWRRPEGGDSDVGDRLDHPVVHVAYEDAVAYSTWIGAALPTEAQWEYAARGGLEGAAFTWGDEPRPEGRIMANTWDGDDFPWRSTGESGWSRTAPVGSFPPNHHGLFDMAGNVWEWTSDWWTGRHLDEAASPCCVPRNPRGGDVDSSYDPAQPQFRIPRKVIKGGSYLCADTYCLRYRPAARRPQMIDTGMSHIGFRCVWDSSLSGHMTGAGS, encoded by the coding sequence GTGAGCGACACGGGTCGGGTCGCCGATCGCGCGGCGTGGACGATGCACGGCTCCAACGGCTCGATCCGCCTCGACGGCGGGGTCTTCACGATGGGCTCCGACGACCACTATCGCGAGGAGGCGCCGGCCCACAAGGTGCGGGTGGACGGGTTCGCCATCGACCCGGTCGCCGTCACCAACCGTCGTTTCACCGCGTTCGTGGCGGCGACCGGCTACGTCACCGTGGCCGAACGGCCGCTGGACCCGGCAGAGTTCCCCAGTGCGCCGCCTGAGAACCTGGTGCCGGGGTCGATGGTGTTCGTGCCGACGCCCGGCCCGGTCGACCTGCGGCATCTCAGCCTCTGGTGGAGGTGGACGCCGGGCGCGTGCTGGCGCCGCCCCGAGGGGGGAGACTCGGACGTCGGCGATCGCCTTGACCATCCGGTTGTCCACGTCGCCTACGAGGACGCCGTCGCCTACTCGACCTGGATCGGCGCCGCGTTGCCGACCGAGGCGCAGTGGGAGTACGCCGCTCGCGGCGGCCTCGAGGGCGCCGCGTTCACGTGGGGCGACGAGCCCCGGCCCGAGGGCCGAATCATGGCCAACACCTGGGACGGAGACGACTTCCCCTGGCGCTCGACGGGGGAGTCCGGTTGGTCGCGAACCGCGCCGGTCGGGTCCTTTCCGCCGAATCACCATGGGCTGTTCGACATGGCGGGCAACGTCTGGGAATGGACCTCCGACTGGTGGACCGGACGGCACCTGGACGAGGCCGCGTCGCCGTGCTGCGTCCCGCGCAATCCCCGCGGCGGTGACGTCGACTCGAGCTACGACCCGGCGCAGCCGCAGTTCCGCATTCCACGCAAGGTGATCAAGGGTGGGTCGTACCTGTGCGCCGACACCTACTGCCTGCGGTACAGGCCCGCCGCCCGCCGACCACAGATGATCGACACCGGCATGAGCCATATCGGCTTCCGCTGCGTCTGGGACTCGTCCCTGTCCGGGCATATGACGGGTGCCGGGTCGTGA
- a CDS encoding ExeM/NucH family extracellular endonuclease, producing the protein MRVLARAFAAALVAAALSATPALSATAATTTPTPTPADPCATPPTHRISEVQGNGDATPLAGQTVRVEGIVTGDFQKSDQLSGFFLQDPAPDADPATSEGLFAFARDTLKDVRPGDRVLVTGRAFEFNGWTELSPVTALDVCGTGTVPALPYRLPSDGLEHVENMLLTFRQPLTVSDHYNLGRFGEVTVSADGRLFQPTDRPGVDPGLNRRRSLLIDDGSSRQNPATLPPVVRAGAVATGVTGVLGYGFDAYRLQPTKPITYLDANPRRSRPLPVGGNVKVASFNTLNWFTTLGSRGANTAEEQQRQLAKLVAALKGLNADAVALMEVENNGRTALQALVDAVNAEMGAGTYAALTHPHPGTDAIQVGLIYKPGKLTPVGEPRASQDPVFSRPPLVQTFRRAGGGQPFTMVVNHLKSKGSCPSGDGPDADQGDGQGCWNATRVRQAQALLGLVADLPNPLVLGDLNAYGEEDPIDTLEAGGLTSLTKRFVPARQRYSYLFGGLAGELDHALAGRQLLRRVIGATIWHVNADEPRVLSAIGQGTRPDLYEPDAFRSSDHDPVIIGLYLPGGKS; encoded by the coding sequence ATGCGTGTTTTAGCCCGGGCCTTCGCCGCCGCGCTCGTCGCGGCCGCGCTGTCCGCCACCCCCGCGCTGTCCGCCACGGCCGCCACCACGACCCCCACGCCGACGCCGGCCGACCCGTGCGCCACCCCGCCGACCCACCGCATCTCCGAGGTGCAGGGCAACGGCGACGCGACGCCCCTCGCCGGGCAGACCGTGCGGGTGGAGGGCATCGTCACCGGCGACTTCCAGAAGAGCGACCAGCTCAGCGGCTTCTTCCTGCAGGACCCGGCGCCGGACGCCGATCCGGCCACCTCCGAGGGCCTGTTCGCCTTCGCCCGCGACACGCTCAAGGACGTCAGGCCCGGCGACCGGGTCCTGGTGACCGGCCGGGCCTTCGAGTTCAACGGGTGGACCGAGCTGTCCCCGGTGACCGCGCTGGACGTCTGCGGCACCGGCACGGTGCCGGCCCTGCCGTACCGGTTGCCGAGCGACGGGCTGGAGCACGTCGAGAACATGCTGCTGACGTTCCGGCAGCCGCTCACCGTCAGCGACCACTACAACCTCGGCCGCTTCGGCGAGGTCACCGTCTCGGCTGATGGCCGGCTGTTCCAGCCGACGGACCGGCCCGGCGTCGACCCCGGGCTGAACCGGCGCCGCAGCCTGCTCATCGACGACGGCTCCTCCCGGCAGAACCCCGCCACGCTGCCCCCCGTCGTGCGCGCCGGCGCGGTGGCCACCGGGGTGACCGGCGTCCTCGGCTACGGCTTCGACGCCTACCGGCTGCAGCCCACCAAGCCCATCACGTACCTGGACGCCAACCCGCGCCGGTCGCGCCCGCTGCCCGTCGGCGGCAACGTCAAGGTGGCCTCGTTCAACACGCTCAACTGGTTCACCACCCTCGGCTCGCGCGGCGCGAACACCGCCGAGGAGCAGCAGCGGCAGCTCGCCAAGCTGGTCGCCGCCCTCAAGGGGCTCAACGCGGACGCGGTCGCCCTCATGGAGGTGGAGAACAACGGCCGGACCGCGCTGCAGGCCCTGGTCGACGCGGTCAACGCCGAGATGGGCGCCGGCACGTACGCCGCGCTGACCCACCCCCACCCCGGCACGGACGCCATCCAGGTGGGCCTGATCTACAAGCCGGGCAAGCTGACCCCCGTCGGCGAGCCGCGCGCCTCGCAGGACCCCGTCTTCAGCAGGCCGCCGCTCGTCCAGACCTTCCGCAGGGCCGGGGGCGGCCAGCCCTTCACCATGGTGGTCAACCACCTCAAGTCGAAGGGCTCCTGCCCGTCCGGCGACGGCCCGGACGCCGACCAGGGCGACGGGCAGGGCTGCTGGAACGCCACCCGGGTGCGGCAGGCACAGGCGCTGCTGGGGCTCGTGGCGGACCTGCCGAACCCGCTGGTCCTCGGCGACCTCAACGCCTACGGCGAGGAGGACCCGATCGACACCCTGGAGGCGGGCGGCCTGACCAGCCTCACCAAGCGCTTCGTGCCGGCGCGGCAGCGCTACAGCTACCTGTTCGGCGGACTCGCGGGCGAGCTGGACCACGCCCTGGCCGGCAGGCAACTGCTCAGGCGGGTCATCGGGGCCACGATCTGGCACGTCAACGCCGACGAGCCGAGGGTCTTGAGTGCGATAGGTCAAGGCACCCGCCCTGACCTGTACGAACCCGACGCCTTCAGGTCGTCGGACCACGATCCGGTGATCATCGGCCTGTACCTTCCGGGAGGGAAGTCCTAG
- a CDS encoding ArsR/SmtB family transcription factor, translating into MSADHVFAALASPARRELLRLLLQEGAQPAGRLAERFDMSRPSVSEHLKVLRDAGLVAESRKGRERHYRLEAAPLMEVRDWLTPYERFWRDRLAGLGALLDELEDEPEVEPEDQPWGRPTDGMRDGMRDGVEDGDG; encoded by the coding sequence GTGAGCGCCGACCACGTCTTCGCCGCCCTGGCCAGCCCGGCCCGGCGCGAGCTGCTGCGCCTGCTGCTCCAGGAGGGCGCGCAGCCCGCCGGCCGGCTGGCCGAGCGGTTCGACATGAGCCGGCCCAGCGTGTCGGAGCACCTCAAGGTGCTCAGGGACGCCGGCCTGGTGGCCGAGTCGCGCAAGGGCAGGGAGCGGCACTACCGGCTGGAGGCGGCGCCGCTCATGGAGGTCCGCGACTGGCTCACCCCGTACGAACGCTTCTGGCGCGACAGGCTCGCCGGCCTGGGCGCCCTCCTCGACGAACTGGAGGACGAACCGGAGGTCGAACCGGAGGACCAGCCTTGGGGCCGGCCGACGGACGGGATGAGGGACGGGATGAGGGACGGGGTGGAGGACGGCGATGGATGA
- a CDS encoding helix-turn-helix transcriptional regulator, with the protein MNPDALRGHMDALLLSVLEAEPLHGYAIIEALQERSGGALSVPTGTVYPALRRLERTGHLASEWATVGGRKRRTYRLTDSGRRQLEGERSAWREFTTVIGSVLRPRPGDARAETGALRP; encoded by the coding sequence ATGAACCCCGACGCGCTGCGCGGCCACATGGACGCCCTGCTGCTGTCCGTTCTCGAAGCCGAGCCGCTGCACGGCTACGCCATCATCGAGGCGTTGCAGGAACGCAGCGGCGGGGCGCTGAGCGTGCCGACGGGCACGGTCTATCCCGCGCTGCGCCGGCTGGAGCGCACCGGACACCTGGCCAGTGAGTGGGCCACGGTCGGCGGGCGCAAACGCCGCACCTACCGGCTGACCGACTCCGGCCGCAGGCAACTGGAGGGGGAGCGGTCGGCGTGGCGGGAGTTCACCACCGTGATCGGCAGCGTGCTGCGGCCCCGCCCCGGCGACGCGCGCGCCGAGACGGGCGCGCTGCGCCCCTGA